From Scyliorhinus canicula chromosome 15, sScyCan1.1, whole genome shotgun sequence:
TTGATCTGTCATAGAATTGAATGCTGTGATTGATATTAAACTGGGGCATGGACATAATGCAGGCGACTTCTCTTTTATGCATTTTATTTAACTAATATGACGTTCAAAGGAGGAGTTAGTTGGTGCAGAATAATTTTTCTGCAGTAAAAGAGCTAACTATGAGATGCAACGTATTACAGCATAAGGATTGGTAGGGGTGTAATTGCAGTGTGACATGTTTCAGGGGCTATTTCTATCATAAACTCAAAAATGTAACATCAGCCATAAGGTTCCGTAGTAGGAAAAAGTGCACAAGATTTTTAATATTTTCTAGATCCTGCTTTTCAGATAATTAACCGTAAAGAGTTATTTTTGATGCTTATTTCCAGAGGCAGACACTGGTGGAATGGAAACAGGGGCTTGCACAGACACAACTGTTCAGAAAGAGAAACCAAGCTGTGGGACTGCAGGTGAAGGGGACGCTCAAACTTTACTGACCACGCAAATGGACGAGAATGCACTCCCTCAAACTTCAGTCAGCAATGGTGGGGAGTCGGATGTGGAGAAGGAAATGGTAGACCTGAAAATAATTTGGAACAAAAACAAATATGATTTGAGAGTTCCACTGGATAGTACAGGAGCCAGTTTGAAAGAAAAGATTCACTCACTCACAGGTGTGTTTTACTGGGCGGATAAGTCATATTAAACGTTCTGCTGCATGCTCCAGTTGAGCATTAAATAGGTGTGAGGAGCGGGACAATGGCAAAGCATGGTACACTGGGAGAAATACTGGAGTTTCTTGTTAATCACCCTGAATTATGTataattacatagaatttgcatTACAGAAACACAGCATTTGACCCAAGAAGTCTGTACTGGATGTTTATACTTCACTCgagcatgggcggcacggtggcgcagtggttagcactgctgcctaccgtgctgaggacccgggttcgatccggacccgggttcgatcctggcccgggtcactgtgtggagtttgcacattctccccgtgtctgtgggtttcaccaccacaacccagaaatgtgcagggtaagtggattggccacactaaattgtcccttaattggaaacaaataattgggaactctaaatttttttaaaaaagaagaaaaaaaatatatGTACTTAATGCAAGCCTTCTTCACCTCTCCCTAAGTACATCCTAAGTATATTGTGCTGTTCTGATTTACAGCAGTCATTCTCCCCACCTtttaatagaacattacagcgcagtacgggcccttcggccctcgatgttgcgccgacccgtgaaaccatctgaagcctatctgacctacactattccattttcatccatatgtctatccagtgaccacttatgcccttaaatttggcgagtctactactgttgcaggcagggcgttccacacccctactactctctgagtaaagaaactgcctctgacatctatcctatatctaccacccctcaatttaaagctatgtccccttgtgttggtcatcaccatccgaggaaaaagactctcactgtccaccctatctaaccctctgactatctctctcttttctctctctcttctttctctctctcctcctctctctcttctctttctctctctctcttttttctctctctcttttttctctctctcttctctctctctcttctctctctctctctcttcttctctctctcttctctctctctctcttctctctctctcctctctcctctctctctcctctctcctcttctctctctcttctctctctcttctctctctcttctctctctcttctctctctcttctctctctcttctctctctcttctctctctcttctctctctctcctctctctctctctcctctctctctctcctctctctctctcctctctctctctcctctctctctctctctctctcctctctctctctcctctctctctctctcctctctctctctctcctctctctctctctcctctctctctctctcctctctctctctctcctctctctctctctcctctctctctctctcctctctctctctcctctctctctcccctctttaTGTACTTTTCTCATTGCACAGTTTCTGAGCGAGGGGGTCTCGGAACCATGACCTACTGGGGATGAATGATGTAGAGCGACTTGAGAGTTGGGAGAGAATGGAAGGGGCAAGATTAATTATTGTAGGAGTGTTAAGGAAGAAATATTGTGCAGATTTTTTCACTTGGATTGATCCTAAACATTTGCAGACACTGATGCATGCCACTGGCCATAATAGTAATGAATGTTTAATCCTGATTTGTTTTCCCAAGGACCAGACTAAGATCAACACTTTTTTTCTTCCTATTGTCAGGTCTTACTCCTGCAATGCAGAAAGTCATGTATAAGGGTCTGCTCCAAGAAGATAAGACTTTACGTGAAATTAAAGTCACAAATGGTGCAAAAATAATGGTGATTGGATCGACAATTAATGATGTTCTAGCAGTAAACACACCAAAGGAGGTGGTACAACAAGAGGCCAAAGCTGAAGAGCCTAAAAAGGAACCTCTATGTAGACAAAAGGTAAAGACCTTACTTACAAAAATCAGTATTGGGTAATACTTGAGCACATCATTCAGccacttgagcctgttccacagcAATGGAGGcaacccattcagcccatcatgtccattTAGTCTGAACACAGCTGATCTGTGAATTGATTCCATTTAGTGCCTTTGCCCAATTTCCCTTGACTCCCTTACACAACAAAACTCTCAGCCTTTTGGGGAAGCAAGTGAGGCTGAATGATCTTGGCCCTCTGTGCCAGAGtgcattttgttttaaagttgtgttcgtgCCTCCATCTTTCGTAGCCTTGTGCAGCCAGCCACATTAACAAAGTGGATTTGGTGAAATTCAGTGGGATTAGCCACCCAGCTGACTAACTGTGATGACTCTTGCCACTTTACATGCAGCTGCTTGAGGCATTGAGGCAGGGGCGCTGTGCAGGACATTCTTCTGGGGGAGGTGAACAGCCAGCGATCgtggtccacattggtaccaatgacttgGGTAGCAAACAGACCTCAAAGTATAGTAATCTCTGGAAGTGCCATCTGAAAGTGAGTACAGAAATAAGAGGATAAGGCAGATTAATGCATGGCTGTAaaaatggtgcaagagggaggactttagattcctgggacaaGCTCTGGGGGAGATGACAGCAGTACAAGCCAGACAGGTTGCACCTGAACAGAACTGGGATTGAGTTCCTTGAGGGTGTTTTGCTAGTGCTGTCaggagggctttaaactaaccCAGCAGGGGTGTAGGAACCA
This genomic window contains:
- the ubfd1 gene encoding ubiquitin domain-containing protein UBFD1 isoform X1 gives rise to the protein MADRDEADTGGMETGACTDTTVQKEKPSCGTAGEGDAQTLLTTQMDENALPQTSVSNGGESDVEKEMVDLKIIWNKNKYDLRVPLDSTGASLKEKIHSLTGLTPAMQKVMYKGLLQEDKTLREIKVTNGAKIMVIGSTINDVLAVNTPKEVVQQEAKAEEPKKEPLCRQKQHRKVLDKGKPEDIMPSIKGVKERLPSVPLAGMYNKSSGKVRLTFKLEQDQLWIGTKERTEKIPMGSIKNVITEPIEGHEDYHMMAFQLGPTEASYYWVYWVPTQYVDAIKDTVLGKWQYF
- the ubfd1 gene encoding ubiquitin domain-containing protein UBFD1 isoform X2 codes for the protein METGACTDTTVQKEKPSCGTAGEGDAQTLLTTQMDENALPQTSVSNGGESDVEKEMVDLKIIWNKNKYDLRVPLDSTGASLKEKIHSLTGLTPAMQKVMYKGLLQEDKTLREIKVTNGAKIMVIGSTINDVLAVNTPKEVVQQEAKAEEPKKEPLCRQKQHRKVLDKGKPEDIMPSIKGVKERLPSVPLAGMYNKSSGKVRLTFKLEQDQLWIGTKERTEKIPMGSIKNVITEPIEGHEDYHMMAFQLGPTEASYYWVYWVPTQYVDAIKDTVLGKWQYF